One region of Hydrogenobaculum sp. Y04AAS1 genomic DNA includes:
- the hisA gene encoding 1-(5-phosphoribosyl)-5-[(5-phosphoribosylamino)methylideneamino]imidazole-4-carboxamide isomerase — protein sequence MKDFIIPAIDIKDGAVVRLKEGKFENVKVYRQNPIDQFKLFVDLGFTRIHIVDLDGAKVGIPKNLKLLEDMLKQKNDAKVEIGGGIRSLETAKALFEIGADYIIVGTLAVKDKEEFIRLLELYKDRIILSVDAKNGKVAIGGWEEESSISPCDMARIYDNYPIESYLYTNINIDGTLTGVDINPYKDFKKCTTKPIIASGGVASLEDVIKLKTVVNGVVVGKAIYENKIDIYNL from the coding sequence ATGAAAGATTTTATAATACCAGCTATAGACATAAAAGACGGGGCTGTAGTAAGGTTAAAAGAAGGAAAATTTGAAAATGTAAAAGTGTATAGGCAAAATCCTATAGATCAGTTTAAGCTTTTTGTAGATCTTGGATTTACACGTATTCATATAGTGGATTTAGACGGGGCTAAAGTTGGTATTCCTAAAAACCTAAAACTTTTAGAAGATATGCTAAAACAAAAAAACGATGCCAAGGTAGAAATAGGTGGAGGTATCAGGAGCTTAGAAACTGCCAAAGCCCTTTTTGAAATAGGTGCTGATTATATCATAGTAGGGACGCTGGCGGTTAAAGATAAAGAAGAGTTTATAAGGCTTTTAGAATTATACAAAGATAGAATAATTTTAAGCGTAGATGCTAAAAATGGCAAAGTAGCTATAGGAGGATGGGAAGAGGAAAGTAGTATAAGTCCTTGCGATATGGCAAGAATATACGATAATTACCCTATAGAATCCTATCTTTATACCAATATAAATATAGATGGCACACTAACCGGAGTAGACATAAACCCTTATAAGGATTTTAAAAAATGTACCACAAAGCCTATAATAGCTTCTGGTGGTGTAGCTTCTTTAGAAGATGTAATAAAGTTAAAAACTGTAGTAAACGGGGTAGTGGTAGGAAAGGCTATATACGAAAACAAGATAGATATTTATAATTTATAA
- the hemL gene encoding glutamate-1-semialdehyde 2,1-aminomutase has product MTNKEAFELAKKYMPGGVSSPVRAFKSVGAEPIVVNRGFGAFVEDIEGKKYIDYMLSFGPLILGHRSEIVVSKIMEALDKGNSFGITNMYEIELSELIIKASKVIDKVRFVSSGTEAVMSAIRLARGITNKPYIIKFDGCYHGFSDSVLVGAGSGVATLGIPGTPGIPKEFAALTIVLDYNDENALEEAFIKYKNQIAAVLVEPVAGNMGVVLPKESWLKKLRDITKENDALLIFDEVITGFRLALGGAAEYFGIEPDIVCYGKIIGGGMPIGAYGAKNHIMERVAPEGPIYQAGTLSGNPISVASGLAILKTLIKDIAIYDRLSELRAYLTYTLSKMLSEKGIPHRINEIASMFTIFFTDKDVIDFKSAKTSDTALFGKFFRNALKEGVLMPPSQFEAWFLSTAHTKDVVDTTLEKLKKAIDLL; this is encoded by the coding sequence ATGACTAACAAAGAAGCTTTTGAATTGGCAAAAAAGTATATGCCTGGAGGCGTATCGTCTCCGGTAAGAGCTTTCAAATCTGTAGGGGCTGAGCCTATAGTTGTAAATAGGGGTTTTGGAGCTTTTGTAGAAGATATAGAAGGTAAGAAGTACATAGACTACATGCTTTCATTTGGACCCCTCATACTTGGACATAGAAGCGAAATAGTGGTATCAAAGATAATGGAGGCCCTTGATAAGGGAAACTCTTTTGGTATCACAAACATGTATGAGATAGAACTATCAGAGCTTATAATAAAAGCCTCAAAAGTTATAGATAAGGTGAGATTTGTATCAAGTGGCACCGAAGCTGTGATGTCTGCTATTAGGCTTGCAAGGGGTATTACCAACAAGCCATATATAATAAAGTTTGATGGATGTTATCATGGGTTTAGCGATAGTGTTTTGGTGGGAGCTGGTTCTGGTGTTGCTACCCTTGGAATACCTGGGACTCCAGGTATACCAAAAGAGTTTGCAGCCCTTACAATTGTGCTTGATTACAATGATGAAAACGCTTTAGAAGAAGCTTTTATAAAATATAAAAATCAAATAGCGGCTGTATTGGTAGAGCCTGTAGCTGGTAATATGGGCGTTGTGCTTCCAAAAGAATCTTGGCTTAAAAAATTAAGAGATATAACAAAAGAAAACGATGCTCTTTTAATATTTGACGAGGTGATAACAGGGTTTAGACTGGCTTTAGGAGGAGCTGCTGAATACTTTGGTATAGAGCCAGATATCGTATGCTATGGCAAAATAATAGGTGGTGGAATGCCAATAGGTGCATATGGGGCTAAAAACCATATTATGGAAAGAGTGGCTCCAGAAGGCCCAATCTATCAAGCCGGCACTCTTTCTGGAAATCCTATATCTGTAGCTTCTGGGCTTGCTATTTTAAAAACCTTGATTAAAGATATTGCCATATACGATAGACTATCAGAATTAAGGGCTTATCTTACTTATACACTTTCAAAAATGCTTTCAGAAAAAGGCATACCTCATAGAATAAATGAAATTGCTTCTATGTTTACTATATTTTTTACAGATAAAGATGTCATAGATTTTAAAAGCGCAAAAACCTCAGATACAGCGCTTTTTGGTAAGTTTTTTAGAAACGCTTTAAAAGAAGGTGTCTTGATGCCACCCTCTCAGTTTGAAGCATGGTTTTTATCAACCGCTCATACAAAAGACGTTGTAGATACAACCTTGGAAAAACTAAAAAAAGCCATAGATTTGCTATGA
- a CDS encoding alpha-amylase/4-alpha-glucanotransferase domain-containing protein: MLVFGIHCHQPIGNFDYVFEEAYEKAYRPFIDFFYKHEDFKLSAHFSGILFEWFLKNKKDFMEKLADMVQRNQLEIIGGGYYEPILASISKEDRILQIKKLNNFCKNTLGKSPKGIWLTERIWDTSVLQTIIELSMDYIIIDDYHIVSAGYPFEEGFYFTEDEDKKVNLVPIDKRLRYKIPFDEPKNAVDFIKSQKTSIIIDDGEKFGIWPYTYKTVYEERWLDRFYELLKQENIETKTISEALKDAHKRLVYPASVSYEEMGHWALNCEDAIAYQEAKEQCKRFETFIKGGIWKNFFTKYQESNYMHKRMLEVSKKSSKKRKSSKKDYILKAQCNDAYWHGIFGGIYFPHLRREVWNNIIKADFENSSHEIVKEDIDFDWELEVKLKDKDFIVVVSEKGIIKELSKKEVGNLNVCLSRYKEFYHFISENQEKEEGKTIHELKKDISKYKDLIAYDDKPRFFSYDSIDWNLIDVKENTITFQKENNKKIIRIEEGEFILEYNLKDELNVDINLGIHSINLDPYEIDSNHISFEAFEIDKINIDFSKNQKLKVYPIKTVSQSEKDFDVITQGICISFLAGGELSVEISC, encoded by the coding sequence ATGCTTGTATTTGGAATTCATTGTCATCAACCTATAGGAAACTTTGATTACGTATTTGAGGAAGCCTATGAAAAGGCTTATAGACCTTTTATAGATTTTTTTTACAAGCACGAAGATTTTAAGCTTTCAGCACATTTTAGTGGAATTCTTTTTGAATGGTTTTTAAAAAATAAAAAAGATTTTATGGAAAAATTGGCAGATATGGTCCAAAGAAATCAGCTGGAGATAATAGGCGGTGGTTATTACGAACCTATACTTGCATCCATATCAAAAGAAGATAGAATTCTTCAGATAAAAAAACTAAACAACTTTTGCAAAAATACACTTGGTAAAAGCCCAAAAGGTATATGGTTAACAGAACGTATATGGGATACTTCGGTTTTACAAACCATAATAGAGCTTTCTATGGATTATATCATCATAGATGATTATCACATAGTTTCTGCTGGTTATCCTTTTGAAGAAGGCTTTTATTTTACAGAAGATGAGGACAAAAAAGTAAACCTTGTACCCATAGACAAAAGGCTTAGATATAAAATTCCTTTCGATGAACCAAAAAATGCAGTAGATTTTATCAAAAGCCAAAAAACCTCAATTATAATAGACGATGGTGAAAAATTTGGCATATGGCCATACACATATAAAACAGTATACGAAGAAAGATGGTTAGACAGGTTTTATGAGCTTTTAAAACAAGAAAATATAGAGACCAAAACTATATCTGAAGCCCTAAAGGACGCTCATAAAAGGTTGGTTTATCCAGCATCAGTTTCTTATGAAGAGATGGGACATTGGGCGCTAAATTGCGAAGATGCTATAGCTTACCAAGAGGCCAAAGAGCAGTGTAAAAGGTTTGAAACGTTTATAAAAGGTGGTATTTGGAAAAACTTTTTCACAAAATATCAAGAATCAAACTACATGCACAAAAGAATGCTTGAGGTTTCAAAAAAATCTTCTAAAAAAAGAAAATCTTCTAAAAAAGATTACATATTAAAAGCCCAGTGCAACGATGCTTATTGGCATGGAATATTTGGCGGCATATATTTTCCTCATTTAAGAAGAGAGGTTTGGAACAACATAATAAAAGCTGATTTTGAAAACAGTTCTCATGAGATTGTTAAAGAGGACATAGATTTTGATTGGGAGCTTGAGGTAAAATTAAAAGATAAGGATTTTATAGTGGTGGTATCGGAAAAAGGCATCATCAAGGAGCTTTCCAAAAAAGAGGTAGGCAACCTAAACGTATGTCTATCAAGGTATAAAGAATTTTATCATTTTATAAGTGAAAACCAAGAAAAAGAAGAGGGAAAAACCATCCATGAACTCAAAAAAGATATATCAAAATACAAAGACCTGATAGCTTACGATGATAAACCAAGATTTTTTAGCTACGACAGCATAGACTGGAATCTTATAGATGTAAAAGAAAACACTATAACATTTCAAAAAGAAAACAACAAAAAGATTATAAGGATTGAAGAAGGAGAATTTATATTAGAATATAACTTAAAAGATGAACTAAACGTAGATATAAACTTAGGCATTCATAGTATAAACTTAGACCCCTACGAGATAGATTCTAATCATATATCTTTTGAAGCTTTTGAAATAGATAAAATTAACATAGATTTTTCTAAAAACCAAAAACTAAAAGTATACCCTATAAAGACGGTGTCTCAATCCGAAAAAGATTTCGATGTTATAACTCAAGGCATATGCATTAGCTTTTTAGCTGGAGGTGAATTATCCGTAGAGATATCATGTTAG
- a CDS encoding HAMP domain-containing sensor histidine kinase — protein MNLTQGILDLQEDPIFLIDKKNFVIFANTSAIKSGFVLPEYRNKSYYEVLRPFNLISSIGLLRENETIKINYKEKTYVLYKKSLKDTNVFFMRDITNYELYQKAKREFIANASHELKTPLSVIKSVLDIAIEKESDESMIKFLKKAKNATESMEELINDMLTLSFVESMEDNIKLEDYVDIKSLIQENLDMFQPYIKNKSITIYTDIESVSIRTNKKLLNIILKNLIDNAIKYNKENGYIKISVKKQDKLTLTIEDSGIGIAKEHLPFIFERFYSVSKDRSYKSTGLGLAIVKHASKLLKINIDVSSTPNVGTAFNLTFLES, from the coding sequence ATGAATCTAACTCAGGGCATACTTGATTTGCAAGAAGACCCTATTTTTCTAATAGACAAGAAAAACTTTGTAATCTTTGCAAATACTTCGGCCATAAAAAGCGGATTTGTCTTACCAGAATATAGAAATAAATCTTATTATGAGGTCTTAAGACCTTTTAATTTAATATCCAGTATAGGGCTTTTGAGAGAAAACGAAACTATTAAAATAAACTACAAAGAAAAAACTTATGTTTTGTACAAAAAATCTTTGAAAGATACCAATGTATTTTTTATGAGGGATATAACAAATTATGAGTTGTATCAAAAAGCAAAGCGAGAGTTTATAGCAAATGCATCCCACGAGTTAAAAACACCCCTTAGTGTTATAAAGAGTGTATTAGATATAGCTATAGAAAAAGAAAGCGATGAATCGATGATAAAGTTCTTAAAAAAAGCTAAAAATGCTACTGAATCAATGGAAGAGTTGATAAACGACATGCTTACGCTCTCTTTTGTAGAATCCATGGAAGACAATATAAAGCTTGAAGATTATGTAGATATTAAAAGCTTAATCCAGGAAAACCTAGATATGTTTCAACCATATATAAAAAATAAATCAATAACGATATACACGGATATAGAGTCTGTTTCAATCAGAACCAATAAAAAGCTTTTAAACATAATACTAAAAAATCTTATAGATAACGCTATCAAATACAACAAAGAAAATGGGTATATCAAGATAAGTGTAAAAAAACAAGACAAACTAACACTTACAATTGAGGATTCCGGTATTGGAATAGCGAAAGAGCACCTTCCTTTTATCTTTGAAAGATTTTACAGCGTGTCAAAAGATAGATCTTATAAAAGTACAGGTCTTGGTCTTGCTATAGTAAAACATGCATCAAAGCTTTTAAAAATAAACATAGATGTATCTTCTACTCCAAACGTCGGAACCGCCTTTAATCTTACATTTTTAGAGTCCTAG
- the hslU gene encoding ATP-dependent protease ATPase subunit HslU, protein MKNREELLKNLTPKEIVNYLDQYIIGQQEAKKQVAIALRNRWRRQKLPPHIRDEVSPKNILMIGPTGVGKTEIARRLANLIKAPFLKVEATKYTEVGYVGRDVESMIRELVNISYQLVKKERTDGVKDVAREEAIRKVAQKISSLKNVSISEAIYGIKSGKYDDELIEIDIQEKQSMPAIEVMGLQGLEDLDKQIRNLLGGIGGRRKKKLKVKDALNILEQEAAEEFIDKEDLESEAVFLAENFGIVFIDEIDKIAVKHEGVGHSVSREGVQRDLLPIVEGTTVNTKYGPVKTDHILFIAAGAFHMAKPSDLVPELQGRFPIRVELKALTMEDFERILREPQNALTKQYKELLKTENVDIDFTDEAIKEIARIAEYINSKDENIGARRLYTIMEKLVEDISFNAPDMEGQHIIIDDKFVLSRLEDLAKDPEISKYIL, encoded by the coding sequence ATGAAAAATAGGGAAGAGCTTCTTAAAAACCTAACACCAAAAGAGATAGTAAATTATTTAGACCAATATATAATAGGCCAGCAAGAAGCTAAAAAACAAGTGGCAATAGCTTTAAGAAATCGCTGGCGTAGACAAAAACTCCCACCGCACATAAGAGATGAGGTATCTCCTAAGAATATTTTGATGATAGGACCCACCGGTGTAGGTAAAACAGAGATAGCAAGAAGGTTGGCAAATCTCATAAAGGCACCTTTCTTAAAAGTGGAAGCTACAAAATATACGGAAGTAGGCTATGTAGGAAGAGACGTAGAATCTATGATAAGGGAGCTTGTGAATATCTCTTATCAGCTTGTGAAAAAAGAAAGGACCGATGGAGTTAAAGACGTTGCAAGGGAAGAAGCTATAAGAAAAGTGGCTCAAAAAATATCTTCTTTGAAGAATGTAAGCATTTCTGAAGCTATATACGGTATAAAATCCGGTAAATACGACGATGAGTTGATAGAGATAGATATTCAAGAAAAACAAAGCATGCCAGCTATAGAGGTAATGGGATTGCAGGGCTTAGAAGATTTGGACAAACAAATTAGAAATCTACTCGGTGGTATTGGTGGTAGAAGAAAGAAGAAGCTAAAGGTAAAAGATGCTCTAAACATATTGGAGCAAGAAGCGGCAGAGGAGTTTATAGACAAGGAAGATTTAGAGTCTGAGGCTGTTTTTTTGGCTGAAAACTTTGGTATTGTGTTTATAGATGAGATAGACAAAATAGCGGTAAAGCATGAAGGTGTTGGACATAGTGTATCAAGAGAAGGTGTGCAAAGAGATTTACTTCCTATAGTAGAAGGAACTACTGTTAATACCAAATATGGCCCTGTAAAAACCGATCATATACTTTTCATAGCGGCTGGGGCTTTTCATATGGCAAAACCATCTGATTTGGTACCAGAACTGCAAGGTAGGTTTCCTATAAGAGTAGAGTTAAAAGCCCTTACTATGGAAGATTTTGAGCGAATACTTAGAGAACCTCAAAATGCACTTACAAAGCAATACAAAGAGCTTCTTAAAACCGAGAACGTAGATATAGATTTTACAGATGAAGCGATAAAAGAAATAGCAAGGATAGCAGAATATATAAATTCTAAAGATGAAAACATAGGTGCTAGAAGGTTATACACTATAATGGAAAAACTTGTAGAAGACATATCTTTTAATGCTCCTGACATGGAAGGTCAGCATATTATAATAGACGATAAATTTGTGCTTTCAAGGTTAGAAGACCTTGCCAAGGACCCTGAAATATCAAAATACATATTATGA
- the yajC gene encoding preprotein translocase subunit YajC — MNGNPMGPILAQLVFIGIIFVIFYFLIIKPQQTQRKKHQEFLSNLKKGDKVITSSGIWGVISDITDDTITLKVDTNTKIKFTKETIIAYQPSKDESKEKEDEK; from the coding sequence ATGAATGGAAATCCAATGGGACCGATTTTAGCACAGTTGGTATTTATAGGTATAATATTTGTAATATTTTACTTTCTTATTATTAAACCACAGCAGACTCAAAGAAAAAAACACCAAGAATTTTTATCAAATCTGAAAAAAGGTGATAAAGTTATCACATCATCTGGTATATGGGGTGTTATATCTGATATAACTGATGATACCATAACGTTAAAGGTGGATACCAACACAAAGATAAAGTTTACAAAAGAAACAATAATAGCATATCAACCTTCAAAAGACGAATCAAAAGAGAAAGAAGATGAAAAATAG
- a CDS encoding NAD(P)/FAD-dependent oxidoreductase, whose product MPKKFKTDVLIIGGGLAGSSAAHQLAKKGVDVIIVDSRKTIGVPVQCAEFIPKQLMQKKFEDYFKNSVVQEIENMLTIEPDNKKVYSGSKGVMVDRKVFDANIFQEAIKSGARAFLKTIFIGFYDKNTAILKAKDDVYYVEFDYIVGADGPRSSVMEKVFSKKHELAVCAQRRCKLKEPLKDIVIVFREYIKGGYGWIFPKNNYANVGIGIDTAFKDDPKYVLELFIKDAVSMGFIENNCDESSGGFLPLDGIDTLVSSNVALCGDAGGFCHPITGGGIPQAVVSGNMLAQYILENDLESFEEESKEIYGITNEKAYKKRKKYIKEWNNIKYILPYIWVAYEDYWKNI is encoded by the coding sequence ATGCCAAAAAAGTTTAAAACAGATGTTCTTATAATAGGCGGAGGACTTGCTGGTTCAAGCGCTGCTCACCAGCTTGCCAAAAAAGGCGTTGATGTAATCATTGTGGACTCAAGGAAAACTATAGGTGTGCCAGTCCAATGTGCTGAGTTTATTCCGAAACAGCTTATGCAAAAAAAGTTTGAAGACTACTTTAAAAATTCAGTAGTTCAAGAGATAGAAAATATGCTTACTATAGAACCGGACAACAAAAAAGTGTATTCAGGCTCAAAAGGTGTTATGGTGGATAGAAAGGTTTTTGATGCAAATATTTTTCAAGAAGCGATAAAAAGCGGAGCAAGAGCTTTTTTAAAAACAATATTTATTGGCTTTTATGATAAAAATACCGCTATATTAAAAGCCAAAGACGATGTATATTATGTGGAGTTTGATTATATTGTAGGGGCTGACGGACCTCGCTCAAGTGTGATGGAAAAGGTGTTTTCAAAAAAACATGAGTTAGCGGTGTGTGCTCAAAGAAGATGCAAACTAAAAGAACCGTTAAAAGACATAGTTATAGTGTTTAGAGAGTATATAAAGGGTGGTTATGGGTGGATATTTCCAAAAAATAACTATGCAAATGTAGGTATTGGTATAGATACAGCTTTTAAAGACGATCCAAAATATGTGTTGGAGCTTTTTATAAAAGATGCGGTATCTATGGGTTTTATAGAAAACAATTGCGATGAAAGTTCAGGTGGGTTTTTGCCTTTGGATGGTATAGATACTTTGGTAAGTTCTAATGTGGCTTTATGTGGAGACGCTGGAGGATTTTGTCATCCTATAACAGGTGGTGGCATACCTCAGGCGGTTGTCTCAGGTAATATGCTTGCACAATACATATTGGAAAACGATTTGGAATCCTTTGAAGAAGAGTCAAAAGAAATATACGGTATTACCAATGAAAAAGCGTATAAAAAAAGAAAAAAATATATAAAAGAATGGAATAATATAAAATATATATTACCGTATATCTGGGTAGCTTATGAAGATTACTGGAAAAATATTTAA
- a CDS encoding HU family DNA-binding protein, with protein MKKSDIIKQIDKYTNYSQKDIKLVIEYFLDAIMEGLIQDERIELRRLGIFLLKKKPSKMVINPRTGVQTLVSERYLPYFKMGKYIKKELNKHQANAKKV; from the coding sequence ATGAAGAAATCAGATATTATTAAACAAATAGATAAGTATACGAATTATAGCCAAAAGGATATAAAGCTTGTGATAGAGTACTTTTTAGACGCTATAATGGAAGGTCTTATACAAGATGAGCGTATAGAATTAAGAAGATTAGGTATTTTTTTATTGAAGAAAAAGCCTTCTAAAATGGTTATAAATCCAAGAACTGGCGTTCAAACACTGGTATCAGAACGTTACTTACCATATTTTAAAATGGGTAAATACATCAAGAAAGAATTAAACAAACATCAGGCAAATGCCAAAAAAGTTTAA